One window from the genome of bacterium encodes:
- a CDS encoding DUF499 domain-containing protein: MSRPLPWTPWHRVVQIRDDLRSGELSLAVFAADLYDVTMGKARSVYQNPHDFFALTYPTFNLRELARDVVGRLAGKNSKAVRQLELTYGGGKTHTLITLFHLVNDPAGLPDLPAVQEFIQHIGLPIPKARIAVLAFDKLDVEKGMEVKSPDGSIRWLKNPWSVLAFQLAGAEGLRLLHAEDRDDERDSAPAENLLESLFSIPGEKEDCSTLILIDEALMYARERIGLDPAWRGKLINFFQYLTQAATKVDRCAIVASLLATDPRKSDSLGKEITQELYAIFRREREEGVQPVAKEDVAEVLRRRFFSPESIRDREAFRPHVVAALKGIAAFDEQTRKDGKMAEERFLKSYPFHPDLTEVFYTKWTNMEGFQRTRGVLRTFALALRDAEKWDECPLIAANVFLGGRAGSTGIGEAARELTTIAATEEYEGKKQEWTGILEGELAKACQIQTEVAGVMFREVEQAVLATFLHSQPIGHRALRRELMLLLGATRPDKIELEKALHRWTEVSWFLDEGAVNDADIGPDGQKQLPKSWRLGSRPNLKQMHHDACIRVPPEMVEDRLLKEISRLKSLTAGASAAGAKVHMMPVRPKEIEDDGEFHYAVLGPKTVSDPGKPNPVAVRFIEETTAASHPRKFRNALVLVVPSRDGLDIACNAIREYLGWEEVRSQLKGQDIDPVRSEVLSANIEAAQKKIPDAIRQAYCIAVTVSDKNEVQALKVSIDDRPLFTIIKDDKRSRIQDTLISADALLPDGPYNLWREGETSRWVKDLVGSFAQFPHLPKMLRQKEILGTLALGAREGFFVLQTTRPDRSVKTFWRQEPDEASLKDPGLEVVLPEAAMLTEISPALLSPGVLPGLWDGAGASGLRDGGEIAGVREDAEITIRDVYGYFSGGHVVKIRKSGYEEPITIPGAEKAVVDAAIGKAIQNGSLWLICGPSSLWAEEVPPGLLTEEARLQGPPPSITAMGILPANLPQAWSTLPGPTGLAGQPGAGSAQACQTSTACAISNALADKAGKPYPWRTVREAIDGAIRARLLELTLDSGPWPCGYSEAQKVKLRIPGNRQTQAPAAPSTVSTSKPPIQPPDALRPGAAAGEAELKSHEIQDLAEIISDLVEAAVGYDLKFRLRIELGGDPPPSAELVKKVNEILAGISKNIQLR; the protein is encoded by the coding sequence ATGAGTAGACCACTGCCGTGGACACCCTGGCACAGGGTTGTCCAGATCCGGGATGACCTGAGATCAGGCGAGCTTTCCCTGGCTGTTTTTGCTGCGGATCTCTATGACGTGACTATGGGAAAAGCACGCTCTGTCTATCAGAATCCGCACGATTTTTTTGCGCTTACCTATCCCACCTTTAATCTTCGCGAACTGGCCAGAGATGTCGTCGGTCGGCTGGCAGGAAAAAACAGCAAAGCCGTGCGCCAGCTTGAGCTTACCTATGGCGGGGGCAAAACCCATACCCTGATCACTTTGTTTCATCTGGTCAATGATCCGGCAGGGCTGCCGGACCTGCCCGCTGTCCAGGAGTTCATACAGCACATAGGATTGCCGATTCCCAAAGCCCGTATAGCTGTGCTTGCCTTTGATAAGCTCGATGTGGAAAAGGGAATGGAGGTCAAAAGCCCCGATGGCAGCATCCGGTGGCTGAAGAACCCCTGGAGTGTGCTTGCCTTTCAGCTTGCGGGAGCAGAGGGCTTGCGGCTGCTTCATGCTGAGGACAGGGATGATGAGCGGGACAGTGCCCCTGCCGAAAACCTTCTGGAAAGCCTTTTTTCAATCCCGGGGGAGAAAGAGGATTGCTCGACCCTGATCCTTATCGATGAGGCCCTGATGTATGCACGGGAGAGGATCGGTCTTGATCCGGCCTGGAGGGGAAAACTCATCAACTTCTTCCAGTATCTTACCCAGGCGGCAACCAAGGTTGACCGGTGCGCAATTGTGGCCTCGCTTTTGGCCACAGATCCCAGAAAGAGCGATTCCTTGGGAAAAGAGATTACCCAGGAGCTTTACGCCATATTCCGCCGGGAGCGGGAGGAGGGCGTGCAGCCTGTGGCCAAGGAAGATGTGGCCGAGGTTTTGCGCCGGCGCTTCTTCAGCCCTGAGTCCATCCGGGACCGGGAGGCTTTCCGGCCTCATGTGGTTGCAGCGCTCAAGGGTATTGCAGCTTTTGACGAGCAGACCCGCAAGGATGGGAAGATGGCCGAAGAGCGGTTTTTGAAAAGTTATCCGTTCCATCCCGATCTGACGGAGGTTTTTTACACCAAGTGGACCAACATGGAAGGTTTTCAGCGCACCCGGGGAGTATTACGAACCTTTGCCCTGGCCCTGCGCGATGCTGAAAAATGGGACGAGTGTCCTTTGATTGCAGCCAATGTCTTTCTGGGTGGCAGAGCCGGAAGCACAGGGATCGGCGAAGCTGCCAGGGAATTGACCACCATTGCAGCCACGGAAGAATATGAGGGAAAGAAGCAGGAATGGACAGGGATTCTCGAAGGGGAACTGGCCAAGGCCTGCCAGATCCAGACCGAAGTGGCCGGGGTGATGTTCCGGGAAGTCGAGCAGGCGGTGCTGGCTACGTTTTTGCACTCACAGCCCATTGGCCACAGAGCGCTGAGGCGGGAGTTGATGCTCCTTCTGGGTGCCACCCGGCCTGACAAGATCGAACTGGAAAAGGCACTGCACCGATGGACCGAGGTGTCCTGGTTCCTGGATGAAGGAGCAGTCAATGATGCTGATATTGGACCTGATGGGCAAAAACAGCTCCCAAAATCATGGCGGCTGGGATCAAGGCCAAACCTGAAGCAAATGCATCATGATGCCTGCATCCGCGTTCCGCCTGAGATGGTCGAGGACAGGCTCCTCAAGGAAATCAGCAGGCTCAAGAGCCTGACCGCGGGTGCATCCGCTGCCGGGGCAAAAGTCCATATGATGCCGGTGAGGCCAAAGGAAATCGAGGATGATGGAGAGTTTCACTATGCTGTCCTGGGACCAAAAACTGTGTCCGATCCCGGAAAACCCAACCCGGTGGCTGTCCGCTTTATTGAAGAAACCACTGCTGCCAGCCATCCGCGAAAATTTCGCAATGCACTGGTACTTGTGGTTCCATCCCGTGATGGTCTTGATATCGCCTGCAACGCCATCCGGGAATATCTCGGCTGGGAAGAGGTACGGTCTCAGCTCAAGGGTCAGGATATCGACCCTGTCCGTTCTGAGGTGCTGAGCGCAAATATCGAGGCTGCCCAGAAGAAAATCCCTGACGCTATCCGGCAGGCATACTGCATCGCAGTGACGGTCTCTGACAAGAACGAAGTCCAGGCCTTAAAGGTATCAATAGATGACAGGCCGCTCTTTACCATTATCAAGGATGATAAACGATCACGGATTCAGGATACCCTGATCAGTGCCGATGCCCTGCTTCCGGATGGCCCGTACAATTTATGGCGTGAGGGTGAAACCTCCCGGTGGGTAAAAGACCTGGTGGGATCGTTTGCACAATTTCCACATCTGCCGAAGATGCTGCGCCAGAAAGAGATTCTTGGCACCCTGGCCCTGGGAGCCAGAGAGGGTTTTTTTGTCCTTCAGACCACCCGGCCTGACCGCTCCGTCAAGACCTTCTGGCGGCAGGAGCCGGACGAGGCATCTCTCAAGGACCCTGGCCTTGAGGTTGTACTGCCTGAAGCAGCAATGCTTACCGAGATTTCCCCTGCCCTGCTGTCCCCCGGCGTGCTTCCAGGGCTCTGGGACGGAGCGGGAGCATCCGGGCTTCGGGACGGGGGAGAGATAGCAGGAGTTCGGGAAGATGCTGAAATAACGATCAGGGATGTCTATGGCTATTTCTCCGGCGGCCATGTGGTGAAGATCAGGAAAAGTGGCTATGAGGAGCCAATAACCATCCCGGGGGCAGAGAAGGCAGTGGTCGATGCAGCTATCGGTAAAGCCATCCAGAACGGCAGCCTCTGGCTGATCTGCGGCCCATCGAGCCTGTGGGCCGAAGAAGTCCCGCCGGGACTTTTGACCGAAGAGGCAAGATTGCAGGGGCCTCCACCGAGCATCACAGCTATGGGGATTCTGCCTGCCAATCTCCCACAGGCCTGGAGTACTCTGCCCGGCCCGACTGGCCTGGCTGGCCAGCCTGGTGCTGGTTCTGCTCAAGCCTGCCAGACTTCGACCGCTTGTGCGATCTCTAATGCCCTGGCCGACAAGGCCGGAAAACCTTACCCCTGGCGAACGGTGCGGGAAGCCATTGATGGAGCAATCCGGGCGCGGCTGCTGGAGCTTACCCTGGATTCCGGCCCCTGGCCATGCGGCTACTCGGAGGCGCAGAAAGTAAAGCTGCGAATTCCGGGCAACAGGCAGACACAGGCACCAGCCGCTCCATCGACCGTATCAACCTCAAAGCCACCAATACAGCCACCCGATGCGTTGAGGCCAGGTGCGGCTGCGGGCGAAGCTGAACTGAAATCCCATGAGATACAGGACCTTGCCGAAATAATCAGTGATCTTGTCGAGGCTGCGGTCGGATACGATCTGAAATTCCGGCTCCGTATCGAGCTTGGCGGCGATCCTCCACCTTCTGCTGAACTGGTGAAGAAGGTCAATGAAATACTGGCAGGCATTTCAAAGAATATTCAATTGCGGTAA
- a CDS encoding HEPN domain-containing protein has product MDSPKHSGVISLFNLHFVSKGVVGKECGKIIAKAKDIREEGDYGDFIVVSEEEAELQIIDAQKILSEVKRVLGKLKG; this is encoded by the coding sequence ATGGATAGCCCAAAGCATTCCGGAGTAATCTCATTATTTAATCTTCACTTTGTAAGTAAAGGTGTTGTTGGAAAGGAATGTGGCAAAATAATAGCCAAAGCAAAGGATATTCGTGAAGAGGGAGATTATGGAGATTTCATAGTTGTCAGCGAAGAAGAAGCAGAGCTGCAGATTATCGATGCTCAAAAAATATTATCAGAAGTTAAACGGGTATTAGGAAAATTGAAAGGATAA
- a CDS encoding HEPN domain-containing protein has product MNNELSEYRLKEAQEKLESAIILLKSKKYKDSVSRSYYAMLSAVKAFTGHKEYG; this is encoded by the coding sequence ATGAATAATGAGCTATCCGAGTACCGGTTAAAAGAGGCTCAAGAAAAATTAGAATCTGCTATTATTCTTTTAAAAAGTAAAAAATATAAAGATTCCGTATCCAGATCTTATTATGCTATGCTTTCTGCTGTCAAGGCATTTACTGGCCACAAAGAATATGGATAG
- a CDS encoding nucleotidyltransferase domain-containing protein has protein sequence MVVKASYNGHTRSTRGCTKKGIMIKDDHSFRRKKILEKFASQLREKLSDNLIFIKMFGSKARGDFTQDSDIDILIVVNRKTIAVRDEIYNILFELDPYYEYKISLILFSLYEYKKNEEMKSPFTQHIDHEGINL, from the coding sequence ATGGTAGTAAAGGCTAGCTACAATGGCCACACAAGAAGCACCAGAGGCTGCACAAAGAAAGGAATAATGATTAAAGATGACCATAGCTTTAGAAGAAAAAAAATACTAGAAAAGTTTGCCAGCCAACTCAGAGAAAAGCTTAGTGATAATCTTATCTTTATAAAAATGTTTGGTTCAAAAGCAAGAGGAGATTTCACTCAGGATTCAGATATAGATATCCTTATCGTTGTGAATAGGAAAACCATAGCGGTACGCGATGAAATATATAATATCTTATTTGAACTTGATCCATATTATGAATATAAGATTTCTCTCATTCTCTTTTCCCTGTATGAATATAAAAAAAATGAAGAGATGAAAAGCCCCTTTACTCAACACATTGACCATGAGGGGATCAACTTATGA
- a CDS encoding type II toxin-antitoxin system VapC family toxin, producing the protein MKYLLDTHSFLWVLFDDDKLSEKVKKIVREPENEIYLSVITYWEISLKYSIGKLELEGISPDELPIKAQEIGIETLGISAEETSSFYQLPKIKHKDPFDRLIIWQAIKRNIVLISKDEEMNNYKKFGLHLLW; encoded by the coding sequence ATGAAATATCTGCTCGATACTCACTCGTTTCTCTGGGTGCTGTTTGATGATGATAAGCTATCTGAAAAAGTAAAAAAAATTGTAAGGGAGCCAGAGAATGAAATATATTTAAGTGTCATAACATATTGGGAAATATCGCTAAAATATTCCATCGGCAAATTAGAGCTCGAGGGAATTAGCCCTGATGAGTTACCAATTAAGGCACAAGAAATAGGAATTGAGACATTAGGGATATCAGCAGAAGAAACATCGAGTTTTTATCAATTACCTAAGATAAAACATAAAGATCCATTTGACAGACTAATAATTTGGCAGGCAATAAAAAGGAATATAGTCTTGATTTCAAAAGACGAAGAAATGAATAATTACAAGAAATTTGGATTACATTTATTATGGTAG
- a CDS encoding type II toxin-antitoxin system Phd/YefM family antitoxin, protein MKIFTYKEVKDNFSKILDIVKSGEEVEVSTEKDKEIVAVIIPYNKYKKRMERPLGILKGKASYKIKDDFAITDEELLSL, encoded by the coding sequence ATGAAAATATTCACCTATAAAGAAGTAAAGGATAATTTCTCTAAAATTTTAGATATAGTAAAAAGCGGTGAGGAAGTTGAGGTAAGTACTGAAAAGGATAAAGAAATAGTCGCAGTTATAATTCCTTACAACAAATATAAAAAAAGAATGGAAAGACCTCTTGGCATCTTAAAAGGAAAAGCAAGTTATAAAATAAAGGATGATTTTGCAATAACGGATGAGGAATTGCTATCTTTATGA
- a CDS encoding DUF1156 domain-containing protein, with protein sequence MTDKPRLIEVAFPLKQTSMDSVHEKNVRHGHISTLHIWPARRPLAACRAALIATLLPDPGNEEERRKLLEKLAGKVIQVSKKKKLPGGKIEETIAEETEGGILHWGRESGPDLDWFRQEIRKVYGGRPPRVLDPFAGGGAIPLEAMRLGCEATAIDINPVAWFILKCTLEYPQRLAGQCRPLPSFALDSVEFMENFFKEAGKSAKVKPGTRQMVLSPPPEVDLAWHVRAWGFWVLQRAKTDLERFYPVVDGKPTVAYLWARTVKCKNCRATVPLLKTRWLCKKEKKRVLLTMEPNADQTGVVFGVETDVPTGEGSAAQKREHDKQIGAGTMTGSGARCLCCKAAIMTMEDIRLEGKAGRLGAIMTAVVVDGAKGKEYRIPTGEEIRLAAEAENEVERVFAEIPYGLPKEPLPGKEALGFRVPLYGLDQWYKLFTPRQLLALGTFVKHTRAARDAMRGEGYPEEWVEAVGGYLALAIDRLVSFNSANVRWKVDAEAVVDAFARFALPILWDYSEAISISKFAGSYLLCYERIALAIGTVLSLQSSEIPSIINRSATTAKGCDSDIVITDPPYYDAIPYSDLMDFFYIWLRRSLPGSSPEIDNVFNDTLAPKWNHNQSDGELIDDASRFEGDKQKSKAA encoded by the coding sequence ATGACTGATAAACCTCGTTTGATTGAAGTTGCCTTTCCCCTGAAACAGACCTCGATGGATTCAGTCCACGAGAAAAATGTCCGGCATGGGCATATCTCGACTTTGCACATCTGGCCTGCACGCAGGCCGCTGGCTGCCTGCCGTGCAGCGCTCATTGCCACACTTCTGCCCGATCCCGGCAACGAGGAAGAGCGCAGGAAGCTTTTGGAAAAGCTTGCCGGTAAGGTCATTCAGGTTTCCAAAAAGAAAAAACTGCCTGGCGGCAAGATCGAAGAGACCATTGCCGAGGAGACAGAGGGCGGTATCCTTCACTGGGGCCGGGAGTCTGGCCCCGATCTTGACTGGTTCCGCCAGGAAATCCGGAAAGTGTATGGAGGCAGGCCACCCAGGGTGCTCGATCCTTTCGCCGGAGGAGGAGCCATTCCGCTGGAGGCCATGCGCCTTGGGTGCGAGGCGACAGCCATCGATATCAACCCGGTAGCCTGGTTCATCCTCAAATGCACGCTTGAATACCCCCAAAGACTTGCCGGGCAATGCAGGCCGCTGCCATCTTTTGCCCTGGATTCCGTGGAATTCATGGAGAACTTTTTCAAAGAGGCAGGGAAATCGGCCAAAGTGAAGCCGGGCACAAGGCAGATGGTGTTGTCTCCTCCACCGGAGGTTGATCTTGCCTGGCATGTGCGGGCCTGGGGCTTTTGGGTGCTCCAGCGGGCCAAGACCGATCTTGAGCGATTCTATCCGGTGGTGGACGGAAAGCCCACTGTCGCTTACCTGTGGGCACGGACAGTGAAATGCAAAAACTGCCGGGCTACTGTACCGCTGCTCAAAACCCGGTGGCTGTGCAAAAAGGAAAAGAAGCGGGTCCTCCTGACTATGGAGCCAAATGCCGACCAGACAGGGGTGGTCTTTGGTGTTGAAACCGATGTGCCAACAGGGGAAGGCAGCGCAGCCCAAAAGCGTGAGCACGACAAGCAGATCGGCGCAGGCACCATGACCGGCTCCGGCGCACGGTGCCTGTGCTGTAAGGCGGCCATCATGACTATGGAAGATATCCGCCTCGAAGGAAAAGCCGGACGGCTTGGGGCAATCATGACCGCTGTCGTTGTGGACGGGGCAAAAGGCAAAGAGTATCGGATACCAACCGGGGAAGAGATTCGCCTGGCAGCGGAGGCGGAAAATGAGGTGGAACGCGTTTTTGCCGAGATTCCGTATGGGTTGCCGAAGGAGCCACTCCCAGGTAAGGAGGCACTTGGGTTCAGGGTGCCTCTTTATGGTCTTGATCAGTGGTACAAGCTCTTTACTCCACGCCAGCTCCTGGCGCTGGGCACTTTCGTCAAGCATACCCGCGCTGCACGCGATGCCATGAGGGGGGAGGGCTATCCGGAGGAGTGGGTGGAGGCAGTGGGGGGGTATTTGGCTCTAGCCATAGATCGTTTAGTGTCGTTCAATAGTGCCAATGTACGATGGAAAGTTGATGCTGAAGCAGTAGTTGATGCGTTTGCACGGTTTGCTCTTCCAATACTATGGGATTATTCAGAAGCAATTTCAATCAGCAAATTTGCTGGCTCTTATCTTCTCTGCTATGAACGAATTGCACTTGCGATTGGCACGGTACTAAGCCTTCAATCTTCTGAGATTCCAAGTATAATCAATAGATCAGCGACTACAGCTAAAGGTTGCGATTCTGATATTGTTATCACCGATCCACCATACTATGATGCCATTCCTTATTCTGATTTAATGGACTTCTTCTATATCTGGCTACGTCGATCACTACCTGGATCATCCCCTGAAATTGATAACGTATTCAATGATACCCTCGCCCCCAAATGGAATCACAACCAAAGCGATGGCGAATTAATCGACGACGCCAGCCGTTTTGAAGGGGACAAGCAAAAATCCAAGGCAGCTTAG
- a CDS encoding DUF2442 domain-containing protein → MERKNMSLTNSGTSTLNCEVTDINKNGIWIFVEGKEYFIPFKEFPMFRAVTVEKIFNITYLPPDHLHWKELDIDLELDSIEHPEKYPLVFKE, encoded by the coding sequence TTGGAGAGAAAAAACATGAGCTTAACGAACTCTGGGACAAGCACTTTAAATTGTGAAGTAACAGATATTAATAAAAATGGAATATGGATCTTTGTCGAGGGGAAAGAATACTTCATTCCATTTAAGGAATTCCCTATGTTTAGGGCTGTTACCGTAGAAAAGATCTTTAACATAACCTACTTACCACCGGATCATTTACATTGGAAAGAATTAGACATAGATTTAGAGCTCGATTCAATAGAACACCCAGAAAAATATCCCCTGGTATTTAAAGAATAG
- a CDS encoding DUF4160 domain-containing protein: MSPTFFRYKNLRFYVNSREERRKHIHVQSPDGEVKVWLEPDIQLARNYGVKESQLKEILTIVGEKKHELNELWDKHFKL; this comes from the coding sequence ATGTCTCCAACGTTTTTTAGATATAAAAATCTTAGGTTTTATGTTAACAGCAGAGAAGAAAGGCGAAAACACATTCATGTCCAATCTCCGGATGGAGAAGTAAAAGTATGGCTGGAACCTGATATACAATTAGCCAGGAATTATGGGGTAAAAGAGAGCCAACTGAAGGAGATACTCACTATAGTTGGAGAGAAAAAACATGAGCTTAACGAACTCTGGGACAAGCACTTTAAATTGTGA
- a CDS encoding AAA family ATPase has protein sequence MAAKRNNILSEQMPLFDPLPIELSENLRTMNPWWKDKPGLPSPQFQRWPFKRLKHLLAEGLTPATVLRGPRRVGKTILMRQIIKHLLHEGISPNRILYVPFDDLPTLAGIREPVLAISRWFEKEILGDTFNAKAISGQTAFIFLDEVQNLDTWAGQIKNLIDNHAVRVLVTGSSSLRIEAGRDSLAGRVTTLDLGPLLLREIAGLRFGYSIEPLWQDNGFDKLMSADFWKQAQTLAREDAQIRLLAFQAFSERGAYPIAQEKCVSAWPELAGHLNETVIKRAIQHDLRMGPRGAKRDEKLLEEVFRLCCRYAGQAAGQSVFVPEIQQALAGNIGWNRILTYLRFLDGTLLIRLIQPLELRLKRKKSPPKICLCDHALRASWLQEIIPLDPGGLAANPHLTDLAGHLAESILGYFFASIPNLDVAYFPLRGPDPEVDFILTVGTRRIPIEVKYRRRIDPYEDTRGLRAFLEKTVNNAPFGLLVTLCDDVTVPDPRIIPISLSSLLWMR, from the coding sequence ATGGCTGCAAAAAGAAACAACATCTTGAGTGAGCAGATGCCTTTATTTGATCCTCTGCCGATCGAATTATCAGAAAACCTGCGTACCATGAATCCCTGGTGGAAGGATAAACCCGGGCTTCCATCACCCCAATTCCAGCGGTGGCCATTCAAGCGCCTGAAACATTTACTGGCTGAAGGACTGACCCCGGCCACCGTCTTACGGGGGCCCCGTCGTGTCGGGAAAACCATCCTCATGCGGCAGATCATAAAACACTTACTGCATGAGGGGATATCGCCAAACCGTATCCTGTATGTTCCCTTTGATGATCTTCCAACCCTGGCAGGTATTCGAGAGCCGGTGCTGGCGATCAGCCGCTGGTTTGAAAAGGAAATCCTCGGTGATACCTTCAATGCCAAAGCAATATCGGGGCAGACGGCTTTCATCTTCCTTGATGAGGTGCAAAATCTCGATACCTGGGCAGGGCAGATTAAAAATCTGATCGACAACCATGCAGTTCGTGTCCTGGTCACCGGCAGTTCCTCGCTTCGCATCGAAGCCGGGAGGGACAGTCTCGCTGGCCGCGTAACCACTCTTGATTTAGGCCCCCTGCTGCTCAGGGAAATTGCAGGACTTCGCTTTGGCTACTCAATCGAACCACTTTGGCAGGATAATGGATTTGATAAGCTTATGAGCGCGGATTTCTGGAAGCAGGCACAAACCCTTGCCCGAGAGGATGCGCAAATACGTCTCCTGGCTTTTCAAGCATTTTCGGAGCGGGGAGCATACCCGATTGCCCAGGAAAAATGTGTTTCTGCCTGGCCGGAATTGGCTGGCCATCTCAACGAGACCGTTATCAAAAGGGCTATTCAGCATGACTTGCGCATGGGGCCCCGGGGTGCAAAAAGGGATGAGAAATTACTGGAAGAAGTCTTTCGTCTTTGCTGCCGGTATGCAGGGCAGGCTGCTGGTCAATCGGTATTTGTCCCCGAAATTCAACAGGCGCTGGCTGGAAATATTGGCTGGAACAGGATTCTCACCTATTTACGGTTCCTTGATGGTACATTGCTCATACGGCTTATCCAACCCCTGGAACTTCGTTTGAAACGCAAGAAATCGCCGCCCAAGATCTGCCTCTGCGACCATGCCCTGCGTGCAAGCTGGCTCCAGGAGATAATACCTCTTGATCCTGGAGGACTTGCTGCCAATCCGCACCTGACTGATCTGGCAGGCCATCTGGCTGAAAGCATCCTCGGTTACTTCTTCGCCTCTATTCCCAACCTCGATGTCGCTTATTTTCCTCTACGCGGTCCTGATCCGGAGGTGGATTTTATCCTCACCGTGGGAACGCGGCGGATACCTATAGAAGTGAAATACCGAAGACGCATCGATCCCTATGAAGATACCCGCGGTTTGCGTGCCTTCCTGGAGAAGACCGTTAATAATGCGCCTTTCGGCTTATTGGTTACGCTCTGTGATGATGTTACCGTGCCTGACCCGCGCATTATTCCCATTTCGCTTTCATCACTCCTTTGGATGAGGTAA
- a CDS encoding PIN domain nuclease produces MFLIDSSAWIEYLRPQGSKMVKERVREVLEKESAVSCGIVVVEILRGARDEKTYQVLKETLLSLPQLPIDDTVSERAAQYGFLLDRKGKTVPTTDLLIASAAYGQAIVLHVDHDFETIGSIVSLQQERIGAPA; encoded by the coding sequence ATGTTCCTCATAGATAGTTCTGCCTGGATTGAGTATTTACGGCCTCAAGGGTCGAAAATGGTAAAAGAGAGGGTCAGGGAAGTTCTTGAGAAAGAAAGTGCGGTCTCCTGCGGTATTGTGGTTGTAGAGATATTACGAGGTGCCAGGGATGAGAAGACATATCAAGTGCTCAAGGAGACGCTTCTCTCACTCCCTCAACTTCCTATCGATGATACCGTTAGTGAAAGAGCGGCTCAATATGGCTTCCTCCTGGACAGAAAAGGAAAAACAGTTCCAACCACAGACCTTCTCATAGCTTCAGCAGCATATGGCCAGGCAATAGTCTTGCACGTAGATCATGATTTTGAGACCATAGGTTCTATTGTCAGTTTACAACAGGAAAGAATAGGAGCACCTGCTTGA
- a CDS encoding type II toxin-antitoxin system VapB family antitoxin, whose product MRTTLVIKEDLLNEAKKLSGARTKKEAVEIALEEFIRRRKARKLLELEGKVELSFSLDEFLEGRRKDVPHR is encoded by the coding sequence ATGCGAACGACACTTGTTATAAAAGAAGACCTGCTCAATGAGGCCAAGAAGCTGTCTGGAGCCAGGACCAAGAAAGAGGCTGTAGAAATAGCCCTTGAGGAATTCATACGGCGCAGAAAAGCCAGGAAATTGCTGGAACTTGAGGGGAAGGTGGAACTTTCTTTCTCTCTCGATGAGTTTCTGGAAGGGAGGAGGAAGGATGTTCCTCATAGATAG